In Pseudodesulfovibrio sp. S3, one genomic interval encodes:
- a CDS encoding VacJ family lipoprotein, producing MTRRVLIPLLLLAAMLVGACGPKVVDVTDPTANLEPAKFKTSVHRWPQKNAPELRFLEVYDPWEPMNRNLYEVNATLDKYVMYPAANVYKAVIPAPIRTGVDNVINNINEVPVFFNCLLQFRMKKAAITFSRFLINTTFGLGGTMDLASDNKSYPRQHEDVGQTLGHWGVGNGPYFVMPVMGPSNLRDTAGFGGDILLLYIEMELIYQSAGMDDATLLDLSSLAIRGLNLRANTAFSYHSTGSPFEYEMVRFIYTKKRELDIKR from the coding sequence ATGACCCGGCGCGTCCTCATCCCCTTGCTGCTCCTGGCCGCCATGCTCGTCGGGGCCTGCGGCCCCAAGGTTGTGGACGTGACCGACCCGACGGCGAACCTGGAACCTGCAAAATTCAAGACCTCGGTCCACCGATGGCCTCAGAAGAACGCTCCTGAACTGCGTTTTCTCGAAGTCTACGATCCGTGGGAGCCCATGAACCGCAACCTGTACGAGGTCAACGCCACCCTGGACAAGTACGTCATGTACCCTGCGGCCAACGTGTACAAGGCCGTCATTCCCGCGCCGATACGCACCGGAGTGGACAACGTCATCAACAACATCAACGAGGTGCCGGTCTTTTTCAACTGCCTGTTGCAGTTTCGGATGAAAAAGGCGGCCATCACCTTTTCCCGTTTCCTGATCAACACGACCTTCGGCCTGGGCGGCACCATGGACCTGGCATCTGACAACAAATCCTACCCGCGCCAACACGAGGACGTGGGCCAGACCCTGGGCCACTGGGGCGTGGGCAACGGCCCGTACTTCGTCATGCCCGTCATGGGACCGTCCAACCTGCGCGACACCGCCGGTTTCGGCGGCGACATCCTGCTGCTGTATATCGAGATGGAATTAATATACCAATCCGCCGGCATGGACGACGCCACCCTCCTGGACCTGTCGAGCCTGGCCATCCGCGGCCTCAACCTGCGCGCCAACACCGCCTTCAGCTACCACTCCACCGGCTCCCCCTTCGAATACGAAATGGTCCGGTTCATCTATACGAAGAAACGGGAGCTGGACATCAAGCGGTAA
- the lepB gene encoding signal peptidase I, whose product MTQSSLKSFRDTFEAVVVALLLAFFIRAFVVQAFKIPSGSMLDTLQIGDHLLVTKFAYDMRLPSNLWLDTTDGRVLMKTGDPERGDIMVFKFPEDETKDFIKRVIGLPGETLEVRNKVVYINGQPIDEPYVRHTKADTLPIRDNFGPVVIPEGRYFMMGDNREGSYDSRWWGPVKRQKIVGKALVIYWSWASVTDIRFNRIGTMFN is encoded by the coding sequence ATGACTCAAAGTTCACTCAAATCGTTCCGCGACACCTTCGAGGCCGTGGTGGTGGCCTTGCTTCTGGCTTTTTTTATCCGCGCCTTCGTGGTCCAGGCCTTCAAGATTCCGTCCGGTTCCATGCTCGACACCCTCCAGATCGGCGACCACCTGCTGGTGACCAAGTTCGCCTATGACATGCGGCTGCCTTCCAACCTCTGGCTCGACACCACGGACGGCAGGGTGTTGATGAAGACCGGCGATCCCGAGCGGGGCGACATCATGGTGTTCAAGTTCCCGGAAGACGAGACCAAGGATTTCATCAAGCGCGTCATCGGCCTGCCCGGCGAGACCCTGGAAGTGCGCAACAAGGTGGTCTACATCAACGGCCAGCCCATTGACGAACCGTATGTCCGGCACACCAAGGCGGACACCCTGCCCATCCGCGACAATTTCGGTCCTGTGGTCATCCCCGAAGGCCGGTACTTCATGATGGGCGACAACCGCGAAGGCTCCTACGACTCCCGCTGGTGGGGTCCGGTCAAACGCCAGAAGATCGTGGGCAAGGCCCTGGTCATCTACTGGTCCTGGGCCTCTGTCACGGATATCAGGTTCAACCGCATAGGCACGATGTTCAACTAG